In a single window of the Bacillus clarus genome:
- a CDS encoding (S)-benzoin forming benzil reductase, with product MRYIIITGTSQGLGEAIATQLLEKNTKLICISRRENEKLAEIAKQKNSHLSFHSMDLQDIHNLETHFETILSSIKEDTVSSIHLINNAGTVAPMKPIEKSESELLITNVQINLIAPMILTSTFMKHTKDWKIDKRVINISSGAGKNPYFGWGAYCTTKAGVNMFTQCIGLEEEEKEYPVKIVAFAPGVVDTNMQKQIRETNKEDFTNLDRFVTLKEEGKLLSPEYVAKAIRNLLETENFPQGEVIRIDE from the coding sequence ATGCGCTACATTATCATAACAGGAACTTCACAAGGATTAGGAGAAGCAATCGCCACGCAATTATTAGAAAAAAACACAAAACTCATCTGTATTTCTAGAAGAGAAAATGAAAAGCTTGCCGAAATAGCAAAGCAAAAAAATAGTCATTTATCCTTCCATTCTATGGACCTCCAAGACATACATAACTTAGAAACCCATTTTGAAACGATTCTTTCATCTATTAAAGAAGACACCGTTTCATCTATTCATTTAATTAATAACGCAGGCACAGTTGCACCAATGAAGCCAATCGAAAAATCAGAAAGCGAACTTTTAATTACAAACGTGCAAATTAATTTAATCGCACCTATGATTCTTACTTCCACTTTCATGAAACATACGAAAGATTGGAAAATCGATAAACGTGTTATAAATATTTCATCTGGTGCAGGAAAAAACCCTTATTTTGGATGGGGGGCTTATTGTACAACGAAAGCCGGTGTAAATATGTTTACACAATGCATCGGATTGGAAGAAGAGGAAAAAGAATATCCTGTAAAAATCGTTGCTTTTGCACCAGGTGTTGTTGATACAAATATGCAAAAGCAAATTCGTGAAACAAATAAAGAAGACTTCACAAACTTAGATCGCTTTGTTACTTTAAAAGAAGAAGGAAAATTACTATCTCCTGAATATGTTGCGAAAGCTATTCGTAACTTACTAGAAACTGAGAACTTCCCGCAAGGCGAGGTTATTAGAATTGATGAATAA
- a CDS encoding GNAT family N-acetyltransferase: MSMIHLHVCEEILRFKEDVIPFLEKNEQENNLLLGVLQVVQEPIFMGIAKQGEEIAVVFLQTVEKKQMIVATSEIAEEDIVELAKKLTKVYPDIPGLIGNKKIVQKLAEEIAILENKRTTVVMEQGVYELKQVTKKWGRDGIFRVVNNDELPLIEQWIYQFCEDVKLPTTKEEAKQTAHTLITNHRLFGLEVGGKLVSVAAKTRPTTNNITVNFVYTPKEARKKGYASNCVAALSQRMLEEGYKTTTLYTDLANPTSNKIYQEIGYEQIGESVLIFFEK; the protein is encoded by the coding sequence TTGTCGATGATTCATTTACACGTATGTGAAGAAATACTGCGCTTTAAAGAAGATGTTATACCATTTTTAGAAAAGAATGAGCAGGAGAATAATTTGCTATTAGGTGTATTACAAGTTGTTCAAGAGCCGATATTTATGGGGATAGCGAAACAAGGAGAAGAAATTGCAGTTGTATTTCTTCAAACAGTGGAGAAGAAACAAATGATTGTTGCTACGTCTGAAATTGCGGAAGAGGATATCGTGGAACTTGCGAAGAAATTAACGAAAGTATATCCAGATATTCCTGGGTTGATCGGTAATAAGAAAATTGTACAGAAATTAGCGGAAGAGATTGCGATATTAGAAAATAAGAGAACTACTGTTGTAATGGAGCAAGGGGTATATGAGTTGAAACAAGTAACGAAGAAGTGGGGCAGAGATGGAATTTTTCGAGTAGTAAATAATGATGAGCTACCATTAATAGAACAGTGGATATATCAATTTTGTGAAGATGTGAAGCTTCCTACTACGAAAGAAGAAGCGAAACAAACCGCACATACATTAATCACTAATCATCGTCTATTCGGTTTGGAAGTGGGCGGAAAACTAGTTTCCGTAGCTGCAAAAACGAGACCCACTACAAATAATATAACAGTTAATTTCGTTTATACGCCGAAAGAAGCGCGGAAAAAAGGGTACGCATCTAATTGTGTAGCGGCACTTAGTCAACGTATGTTAGAGGAAGGGTACAAGACAACTACATTATATACTGATTTAGCGAATCCGACATCGAATAAAATTTATCAGGAAATTGGTTATGAGCAAATTGGGGAGTCTGTACTTATATTTTTCGAGAAGTAG
- the argH gene encoding argininosuccinate lyase — MKRSKEEFIRDEGADFPGKTYVNCVLRHVFEFQRDYLLQDMFMVHRAHIIMLTEQKLMKIEEAKVILTALEKVARIPDSQLLYTEQHEDLFFLIEHLIVQEAECDFVSNMHIGRSRNDMGVTMYRMSLRRYLLRLMEHHMLLQESILQLAEEHMETIMPAYTHTQPAQPTTFGHYVLAIYDTMQRDLERIVKTYHLVNHSPMGAAALSTTSFPINRQRVAKLLGFTKVIENSYDAVAGADYLLEVSSLLMVIMTNTSRWIHDLLLLATKEYDGIAIANPYVQISSIMPQKRNPVSIEHARALTSSALGEAFTVFQMIHNTPFGDIVDTEDDLQPYLYKGIEKTIRVFCIMNAVIRTMKVEKETLKRRSYKHAITITDFADVLTKNYEIPFRHAHHAASTIANMSLEQKKELHELHFKEVNMYLQENFRVNLLEEEWKEIISPEAFIQKRNVYGGPSKKEMERMIKNRKESFRKEEEVFEKEKQRILQVENDLNTFVSNIVES; from the coding sequence ATGAAAAGAAGTAAGGAAGAATTTATACGGGATGAAGGCGCTGATTTCCCTGGAAAAACGTACGTGAATTGTGTATTAAGGCACGTATTTGAATTTCAACGTGATTATTTGTTACAAGATATGTTCATGGTCCATAGAGCTCATATTATTATGCTTACTGAGCAAAAGTTAATGAAAATAGAAGAAGCGAAAGTGATTTTAACAGCACTTGAGAAGGTTGCGAGAATTCCAGATAGCCAATTGCTTTATACAGAGCAGCATGAGGATCTCTTTTTTTTAATTGAACATTTAATTGTTCAAGAAGCAGAGTGTGATTTTGTAAGTAATATGCATATCGGTAGAAGCAGAAATGATATGGGTGTGACGATGTATCGAATGAGTTTGCGGAGATACTTATTACGTCTAATGGAACATCATATGTTATTACAAGAAAGCATATTGCAACTTGCTGAGGAACATATGGAAACGATTATGCCCGCTTATACACATACGCAGCCAGCGCAACCGACGACATTTGGTCATTATGTATTAGCAATTTATGATACGATGCAAAGGGATTTAGAGCGAATTGTGAAAACATATCATCTTGTAAATCATTCACCAATGGGGGCAGCAGCTCTTTCAACGACCAGTTTTCCTATTAATAGACAAAGAGTTGCGAAGTTACTTGGATTTACAAAAGTAATTGAAAACTCATACGATGCTGTTGCTGGGGCCGATTATTTATTAGAGGTTAGCTCGTTACTTATGGTAATCATGACGAATACGAGCAGATGGATCCATGATCTTTTATTGTTAGCAACGAAAGAGTACGATGGGATTGCTATTGCGAATCCATACGTACAAATTAGTAGTATTATGCCTCAAAAACGGAACCCAGTCTCTATTGAACATGCACGTGCTCTTACAAGTAGTGCTTTAGGAGAAGCTTTTACGGTTTTTCAAATGATTCATAATACACCGTTTGGTGATATTGTCGATACGGAAGATGACTTGCAGCCGTATTTATATAAAGGAATTGAAAAGACTATTCGTGTTTTTTGTATTATGAATGCAGTTATTCGAACGATGAAAGTAGAAAAGGAAACGTTAAAAAGGCGTTCTTATAAACATGCAATTACGATAACTGATTTCGCAGATGTTTTAACGAAAAACTATGAAATTCCATTTCGGCACGCTCATCATGCAGCAAGTACGATTGCGAATATGTCACTAGAGCAGAAAAAGGAGCTTCATGAATTACATTTCAAAGAAGTGAATATGTACTTACAAGAAAATTTCAGAGTAAATTTATTAGAAGAAGAGTGGAAAGAAATTATATCACCAGAAGCTTTTATTCAAAAGAGAAATGTATATGGTGGGCCGAGTAAAAAAGAAATGGAGCGTATGATAAAAAATCGAAAAGAGTCATTTCGAAAAGAAGAAGAGGTATTTGAAAAGGAAAAACAGAGAATTTTACAAGTTGAAAATGATTTGAATACATTCGTTTCAAATATTGTTGAATCGTAA
- a CDS encoding serine hydrolase encodes MRKVIVCAGIVGILVLLISGNFLVKKVWSSNNDDAQYIASFVEEHKDEKNSALLIKRNDKIVYSVNPDVVLPVASTMKLIVALEFTKQVTDGKIDPASFVSINDVNRYYVPNMDGGAQDRWQKYLQRTGKMTEGAVSLEEVAKGMVKFSSNANTEYLMERLGLDNINQNLQNISLPSHQPLFPIVSSLYIPGYLHKELHVPKYKIEKKLKEMTQEQYRQYAMIIHERLKEKGSLLQKEIPLYLEERYDKIWSDRLPAASANDYMVLLQKANHKKGFTQAEEKAWASLVETDMSAKKYRKTFRHAGQKNGYTPWTVTKAVYATDKRGNCTEIVFLANQLNEEDSAEIRKHLANLHFQVLQSDKFDATFIK; translated from the coding sequence TTGAGAAAAGTTATAGTATGCGCAGGAATTGTGGGTATTTTGGTTTTGCTAATATCAGGTAACTTTTTAGTAAAGAAAGTGTGGAGTTCAAATAACGATGATGCACAGTATATCGCATCATTTGTTGAAGAACATAAAGATGAAAAAAATAGTGCATTACTGATAAAAAGAAATGATAAAATTGTTTATTCTGTAAATCCGGATGTTGTATTACCAGTAGCAAGTACGATGAAATTAATTGTTGCTCTTGAATTTACGAAACAAGTTACAGATGGGAAAATCGATCCTGCTAGTTTCGTCTCAATTAATGATGTGAATCGTTATTATGTTCCAAATATGGACGGTGGTGCGCAGGACAGGTGGCAGAAGTACTTGCAAAGAACAGGGAAAATGACTGAAGGTGCAGTTTCTTTAGAAGAAGTTGCAAAAGGAATGGTAAAGTTTAGTTCAAACGCAAATACGGAGTATTTAATGGAACGACTCGGACTAGACAACATTAATCAAAACTTACAAAACATATCGCTTCCTTCTCATCAACCGCTATTTCCGATTGTTTCATCTTTATATATTCCAGGATATTTGCATAAAGAATTGCATGTTCCAAAATATAAAATAGAGAAGAAACTAAAAGAAATGACTCAAGAGCAATATCGTCAATATGCAATGATTATTCATGAGCGTTTAAAAGAGAAGGGGTCACTATTGCAGAAGGAAATTCCTCTTTATTTAGAGGAAAGATATGATAAAATATGGTCAGATAGATTACCAGCTGCCTCAGCAAATGATTATATGGTATTGCTTCAAAAGGCGAATCATAAAAAAGGATTTACACAAGCTGAGGAAAAAGCGTGGGCAAGTCTCGTTGAAACGGATATGAGTGCGAAAAAGTATAGGAAAACGTTTAGACATGCCGGACAAAAGAATGGTTATACACCATGGACAGTAACGAAAGCTGTTTATGCAACAGATAAACGAGGGAATTGTACAGAAATCGTATTTTTAGCTAATCAGTTAAATGAAGAGGATAGCGCTGAAATTCGCAAACATTTAGCAAATTTACATTTTCAAGTGTTGCAAAGTGATAAGTTTGATGCAACTTTTATTAAATAA
- a CDS encoding nucleoside hydrolase, translated as MELRSMKKVLFLGDPGIDDSLAIMYGLLHPEIDIVGVVTGYGNVTQEQATSNAAYLLQLAGREDIPVINGAKIPLSGGFVTYYPEIHGTDGLGPIRPPKTISPNVKSFCEFFRILEQYKGEIIIVDAGRSTTLATAFILEKPMMKYVKEYYIMGGAFLMPGNVTPVAEANFHGDPIASQLVMQNANNVTLIPLNVTSEAIITPETVKYITKHSKTNFKKLIEPIFTYYYKAYKKLNPKITGSPVHDVVTMMVAANPSLLDYVYRRVDVDTIGIAKGESIADFRPQPDAKALKNWMRIGWSLHYKKFLEDFVKIMT; from the coding sequence ATGGAGTTGAGGTCTATGAAAAAAGTATTATTTTTAGGAGACCCAGGAATTGATGACTCTTTAGCAATTATGTATGGATTGTTGCATCCTGAAATTGATATCGTTGGAGTAGTTACTGGATATGGGAATGTAACGCAAGAACAGGCAACGAGTAATGCGGCCTATTTGTTACAATTAGCAGGGCGAGAAGATATACCGGTTATTAATGGAGCGAAAATCCCTTTATCAGGGGGATTTGTAACATACTATCCAGAAATTCATGGGACAGATGGATTGGGACCAATTCGTCCTCCTAAAACTATTTCACCGAATGTAAAGTCTTTTTGTGAATTTTTTCGTATTCTTGAACAATATAAGGGCGAAATAATTATTGTTGATGCAGGCAGATCGACTACATTAGCGACAGCATTTATTTTAGAAAAGCCAATGATGAAGTATGTGAAAGAGTATTATATAATGGGTGGAGCTTTCTTGATGCCTGGAAATGTTACGCCGGTCGCAGAAGCGAATTTTCATGGTGATCCAATCGCATCGCAATTAGTAATGCAAAATGCAAATAATGTGACACTAATACCTCTCAATGTCACGTCTGAGGCGATTATAACACCGGAAACAGTAAAGTACATTACAAAACATTCAAAAACAAACTTTAAAAAGTTAATTGAGCCGATTTTTACTTATTATTATAAGGCGTATAAAAAGTTAAATCCGAAAATAACGGGAAGTCCAGTACATGATGTAGTTACTATGATGGTGGCGGCCAATCCATCTCTTTTAGATTACGTTTATCGGCGTGTTGATGTGGATACGATTGGGATTGCGAAAGGAGAAAGTATCGCTGATTTTCGTCCACAACCTGATGCGAAAGCTTTAAAAAATTGGATGCGAATTGGTTGGTCATTACATTATAAAAAATTTCTTGAAGATTTCGTGAAAATTATGACATAG
- the panF gene encoding sodium/pantothenate symporter, with product MNWYVIIPMIISFIVVFLIGVYASRHVQATAHNKFLQEYFLGGRELGGLLLAMTMIATYGSASSFIGGPGIAYNIGLGWVLLSAIQVVTGYIVLTVIGKKFAIIARKMEAITLIDYLKGRYNHKAVVILSALCIIIFLFSATVAQWVGGGRLIESLTGLSYTTSLFLFTFSVLIYVLIGGFRAVALSDTLLGIIMLAGTTIILVATIIAGGGIEKIMHELVQINPNLITPFGADGSLTKTYVTSFWILIGIGVVGLPQISVRAMSYKNSKAMHQALIIGTIVVGTIMIGMHLTGVFARVVLPGVTVPDKVMPLLAMEVLPPWLAGIFLAAPMAAIMSTVNSLLLLVSSSIIKDIYVNYINKDAADHTIKKGSLWITGIVGLLVYVAAIKPPDFLIWLNLFSFGGLEAAFIWPIVLGLYWRKGNATGALASILVGVGSYMVIHLCFPNPFGIHTVVFPICFAFIAYIIGSMLTSKKTAQ from the coding sequence ATGAATTGGTATGTAATAATTCCAATGATAATCTCTTTTATCGTTGTATTTTTAATTGGTGTATATGCATCAAGACATGTACAAGCAACTGCTCATAATAAATTTTTGCAAGAGTATTTTCTTGGTGGGCGTGAGCTTGGTGGATTGCTATTAGCTATGACAATGATCGCTACGTATGGTAGTGCAAGTAGCTTTATTGGTGGTCCTGGTATTGCGTATAATATAGGGCTTGGATGGGTACTATTGTCAGCAATTCAAGTTGTAACGGGTTATATTGTTTTAACGGTTATTGGTAAGAAATTTGCGATTATCGCAAGGAAGATGGAAGCAATTACGCTTATTGATTATTTGAAAGGAAGATACAATCATAAAGCGGTCGTTATTCTTTCTGCATTATGTATTATTATCTTTTTATTTTCAGCAACAGTTGCCCAGTGGGTTGGCGGCGGACGGTTAATTGAATCATTAACGGGTCTTTCGTATACAACGTCTTTATTTCTTTTTACATTTTCTGTGCTTATATATGTTTTAATTGGTGGGTTCCGTGCGGTTGCTTTATCAGATACATTATTAGGAATCATTATGTTAGCTGGAACAACGATCATTTTAGTTGCTACTATAATTGCTGGTGGCGGAATTGAAAAGATTATGCATGAGCTCGTTCAAATTAATCCGAATTTAATTACACCGTTTGGAGCGGATGGTAGTTTAACGAAAACATATGTAACATCATTTTGGATTTTAATTGGAATTGGTGTCGTAGGATTACCGCAAATTAGTGTGCGTGCGATGTCTTATAAAAATTCCAAGGCAATGCATCAAGCATTAATAATTGGAACGATTGTCGTTGGTACAATTATGATTGGTATGCATTTAACAGGTGTGTTTGCACGCGTTGTACTTCCAGGTGTGACTGTACCTGATAAGGTTATGCCGTTATTAGCGATGGAAGTATTACCACCTTGGTTAGCTGGTATATTCCTGGCTGCACCGATGGCAGCAATTATGTCTACTGTAAATTCATTGTTATTACTTGTAAGTTCTTCTATTATTAAGGATATATATGTGAATTACATAAATAAAGATGCAGCAGATCATACGATAAAGAAAGGCAGTTTATGGATTACTGGTATTGTAGGGTTGCTTGTATATGTCGCAGCAATTAAACCGCCAGACTTTTTAATTTGGTTAAATTTATTTTCTTTCGGTGGATTAGAAGCTGCCTTCATTTGGCCGATTGTATTAGGATTATATTGGAGAAAAGGGAATGCGACTGGAGCGCTTGCTTCTATTTTAGTTGGGGTAGGATCATATATGGTCATTCATCTTTGTTTCCCTAATCCGTTCGGTATACATACAGTTGTTTTCCCAATTTGCTTTGCGTTTATTGCTTATATAATTGGTAGTATGCTTACTTCGAAAAAAACAGCACAATAA
- a CDS encoding YhdT family protein, protein MKNYHDDPRFRIAHREALIGLGLAVINFIIWYGFTYGLGSKDPSEYTYVLGFPAWFFYSCIVGFVVIVILLMLAVRFLFQDISLDEEEKSEE, encoded by the coding sequence GTGAAGAATTATCATGATGACCCACGATTTCGAATTGCCCATAGAGAAGCGCTAATTGGTCTTGGACTTGCTGTTATTAATTTTATAATATGGTACGGATTTACTTATGGGCTTGGAAGTAAGGATCCAAGTGAATATACATATGTGTTAGGATTTCCAGCATGGTTTTTTTATAGCTGTATAGTTGGATTTGTAGTAATTGTTATTCTACTTATGTTAGCTGTGCGTTTTTTATTTCAAGATATTTCGCTCGATGAGGAAGAAAAAAGTGAGGAATGA
- a CDS encoding aldehyde dehydrogenase family protein, with protein MSQLAINLHEKVEKFLQGTKKLYVNGAFVESASGKTFKTPNPATGETLAIVSEAGREDIHKAVVAARMAFDEGPWSRMSAAERSRLMYKLADLMEEHKEELAQLETLDNGKPIRETMAADIPLAIEHMRYYAGWATKIVGQTIPVSGEYFNYTRHEAVGVVGQIIPWNFPLLMAMWKMGAALATGCTIVLKPAEQTPLSALYLAELFEEAGFPKGVVNIVPGFGETAGQALVAHPLVDKIAFTGSTPVGQQIMRQASETLKRVTLELGGKSPNIILPDADLSRAIPAALSGVMFNQGQVCCAGSRLFIPKKMYDNVMADLVLYSKKLNQGAGLNPETTIGPLVSEEQQKRVMGYIEKGIEEGAEVLCGGIKPYENGYFVAPTVFADVNDEMTIAKEEIFGPVISALPFNDIDEVIERANKSQFGLAAGVWTENVKTAHYIASKVRAGTIWVNCYNVFDAASPFGGFKQSGLGREMGSYALNNYTEVKSVWINLN; from the coding sequence ATGAGTCAACTAGCTATAAATCTTCATGAAAAGGTAGAGAAATTTCTTCAAGGTACGAAAAAATTGTATGTGAATGGAGCGTTCGTTGAAAGCGCTTCTGGTAAAACATTTAAAACTCCTAACCCAGCAACTGGTGAAACACTTGCTATCGTTTCCGAAGCTGGCCGCGAAGATATTCATAAAGCTGTAGTAGCTGCTAGAATGGCTTTCGATGAAGGCCCTTGGTCACGTATGAGCGCGGCTGAACGAAGCCGTCTTATGTACAAACTTGCTGATTTAATGGAAGAGCATAAAGAAGAGCTCGCACAGCTTGAAACTTTAGATAACGGAAAACCAATCCGTGAAACAATGGCAGCAGACATTCCGCTTGCAATTGAACATATGCGTTATTATGCAGGTTGGGCTACAAAAATCGTCGGTCAAACAATTCCAGTTTCCGGTGAGTATTTTAACTACACACGCCACGAAGCTGTTGGTGTCGTTGGACAAATCATTCCATGGAACTTTCCGCTCCTTATGGCAATGTGGAAAATGGGAGCTGCACTTGCAACTGGATGTACAATCGTTCTAAAACCAGCAGAGCAAACTCCTCTTTCCGCTCTATATTTAGCTGAATTATTTGAAGAAGCTGGATTCCCGAAAGGTGTTGTCAACATCGTTCCTGGATTTGGCGAAACAGCTGGACAAGCACTTGTTGCTCATCCTCTCGTTGATAAAATCGCCTTTACAGGTTCTACTCCAGTCGGACAACAAATTATGAGACAAGCATCTGAAACATTGAAACGAGTTACACTCGAACTTGGTGGTAAATCACCAAATATTATCTTACCAGACGCGGACTTATCTCGAGCAATTCCAGCTGCACTTTCCGGTGTTATGTTTAATCAAGGACAAGTATGCTGCGCTGGATCACGCTTATTTATTCCTAAGAAAATGTATGATAATGTCATGGCTGATCTCGTTCTTTATTCAAAAAAATTAAATCAAGGTGCTGGTCTCAACCCAGAAACTACAATTGGCCCGCTTGTTTCTGAAGAGCAACAAAAACGTGTAATGGGATATATTGAAAAAGGAATTGAAGAAGGTGCTGAAGTACTTTGTGGTGGAATTAAGCCGTACGAAAACGGATATTTCGTTGCGCCAACAGTATTTGCTGACGTAAATGATGAGATGACAATCGCAAAAGAAGAAATTTTCGGTCCTGTTATCTCTGCATTACCATTTAATGATATTGATGAAGTAATTGAGCGTGCCAATAAATCACAATTCGGCTTAGCTGCTGGTGTATGGACAGAAAACGTAAAAACTGCACATTATATTGCAAGTAAAGTTCGTGCAGGTACAATATGGGTAAACTGTTACAATGTCTTTGATGCAGCATCTCCATTTGGAGGCTTTAAGCAATCTGGCCTTGGTCGTGAAATGGGCTCCTATGCATTAAACAACTATACAGAAGTGAAAAGCGTTTGGATAAACTTAAACTAA
- the fabG gene encoding 3-oxoacyl-ACP reductase FabG, which produces MDFLNGKTAVITGAAQGIGKEIARTLAKLGAKVLISDVNEETLRETTNELVAEGYEVSLYPCNVSNQNEAKSLIEYAVQKFGSLHILVNNAGITRDAMLHKMEKGDWEQVLQVNLTGVFYCMQPALLYMRQQQYGRIINISSISREGNIGQANYAATKAGVIGLTKTAAKETGGFGITCNAICPGFMDTNMTKAIPDKVKEKMVGAIPVGRIGTPQDIANAASFLASEYASYITGEVLHVSGGLKV; this is translated from the coding sequence ATGGACTTTTTAAATGGGAAAACAGCTGTTATTACAGGCGCTGCACAAGGGATTGGAAAAGAAATCGCACGTACTTTGGCCAAATTAGGTGCAAAGGTATTAATAAGCGATGTAAATGAAGAGACATTACGGGAGACGACAAATGAATTGGTAGCAGAAGGATATGAAGTGAGTTTATATCCATGTAATGTTAGTAATCAAAATGAAGCAAAGTCATTAATTGAATATGCAGTTCAAAAATTTGGTTCCCTACATATTTTAGTGAATAATGCAGGAATTACAAGAGATGCAATGTTACACAAGATGGAGAAAGGAGATTGGGAACAAGTATTACAAGTGAATTTAACTGGGGTATTTTATTGCATGCAACCTGCCTTACTTTATATGAGGCAACAACAATATGGACGTATCATTAATATTTCTTCTATTAGTAGGGAAGGAAATATCGGTCAAGCAAATTATGCGGCAACGAAAGCAGGGGTTATCGGTTTAACGAAAACAGCGGCGAAAGAAACGGGAGGTTTTGGTATTACTTGCAATGCGATTTGTCCTGGATTCATGGATACAAATATGACAAAAGCAATTCCGGATAAAGTAAAAGAGAAAATGGTTGGAGCGATCCCGGTTGGACGAATCGGCACACCACAAGATATTGCTAATGCAGCTTCTTTTTTAGCATCAGAGTATGCATCATATATTACAGGAGAAGTTTTACATGTTAGTGGTGGATTGAAAGTGTAA
- a CDS encoding YfhD family protein, translating into MNKKKQNLNQNKASDGIDVEFSRELADQNDLEANARANAADARQKRQSTQK; encoded by the coding sequence ATGAACAAAAAGAAACAAAACTTAAATCAAAACAAAGCTTCTGATGGTATTGATGTAGAGTTTTCTCGTGAACTCGCTGATCAAAATGACTTAGAAGCAAACGCACGTGCAAATGCCGCTGATGCACGTCAAAAACGCCAGTCAACTCAAAAATAA